Proteins encoded within one genomic window of Lepidochelys kempii isolate rLepKem1 chromosome 11, rLepKem1.hap2, whole genome shotgun sequence:
- the LOC140895320 gene encoding uncharacterized protein, with protein sequence MQSSSAQVTMMESQNRKRAPAWTEREVRDLIAVWGEESVLSELRSSFRNAKTFVKISQGMKDRGHNRDPKQCRVKLKELRQAYQKTREANSRSGSEPQTCRFYDELHAILGGSATTTPAVLFDSFNGDGGNTEAGFGDEEDDEEVVDSSQQASGETGFPDSQELFLTLDLEPVPPEPIQGCLLDPAGGEGTSAACVSMITGSSPSQRLVKLRKKKKRTRDEMFSELMLSSHTDRAQMNAWRQIMSECRKAQNDREERWRAEESKWRAEDRAEAQMWRQRDERRQDSMLRLLQDQTSMLQCMVELQQRQLEHRLPLQPLCNQPPSSPSSIASTPRRPRTWWGGLRPTSHSTTEDCPKKRRLSFNKF encoded by the exons atgcagagctcatcagcacaggtgaccatgatggagtcccagaatcgcaaaagagctccagcatggaccgaacgggaggtacgggatctgatcgctgtttggggagaggaatccgtgctatcagaactccgttccagttttcgaaatgccaaaacctttgtgaaaatctcccagggcatgaaggacagaggccataacagggacccgaagcagtgccgcgtgaaactgaaggagctgaggcaagcctaccagaaaaccagagaggcgaacagccgctctgggtcagagccccaaacatgccgcttctatgatgagctgcatgccattttagggggttcagccaccactaccccagccgtgttgtttgactccttcaatggagatggaggcaatacggaagcaggttttggggacgaagaagatgatgaggaggttgtagatagctcacagcaagcaagcggagaaaccggttttcccgacagccaggaactgtttctcaccctagacctggagccagtaccccccgaacccatccaaggctgcctcctggacccagcaggcggagaagggacctctg ctgcatgtgtttcaatgatcacaggatcttctccttcccagaggctagtgaagcttagaaagaaaaaaaaacgcactcgcgatgaaatgttctccgagctcatgctgtcctcccacactgacagagcacagatgaatgcgtggaggcaaataatgtcagagtgcaggaaagcacaaaatgaccgggaggagaggtggcgggctgaagagagtaagtggcgggctgaagacagggctgaagctcaaatgtggcggcagcgtgatgagaggaggcaggattcaatgctgaggctgctgcaggaccaaaccagtatgctccagtgtatggttgagctgcagcaaaggcagctggagcacagactgccactgcagcccctctgtaaccaaccgccctcctccccaagttccatagcctccacacccagacgcccaagaacgtggtggggggggctccggccaaccagccactccaccacagaggattgcccaaaaaaaagaaggctgtcattcaataaattttaa